One part of the Stegostoma tigrinum isolate sSteTig4 chromosome 14, sSteTig4.hap1, whole genome shotgun sequence genome encodes these proteins:
- the LOC125457552 gene encoding eukaryotic initiation factor 4A-II has protein sequence MSCGSADYSSKEHGPDGMDPDGVIESNWNEIVDNFDDMNLKETLLRGIYAYGFEKPSAIQQRAIMPCIKGFDVIAQAQSGTGKTATFAISILQQLELDMKESQALVLAPTRELAQQIQKVILALGDYMGATCHACIGGTNVRSEMQKLNAEAPNIVVGTPGRVFDMLNRGYISSRWIKMFVLDEADEMLSRGFKDQIYEIFQKLSTNIQVVLLSATMPSDVLEVTKKFMRDPIRILVKKEELTLEGIKQFYINVEREEWKLDTLCDLYETLTITQAVIFLNTRRKVDWLTEKMHARDFTVSALHGDMDQKERDVIMREFRSGSSRVLITTDLLARGIDVQQVSLVINYDLPTNRENYIHRIGRGGRFGRKGVAINFVTEEDKRILRDIETFYNTTVEEMPMNVADLI, from the exons ATGTCGTGTGGCTCTGCGGATTACAG CTCTAAAGAACATGGCCCAGATGGCATGGACCCAGATGGTGTTATTGAA AGCAACTGGAATGAAATTGTTGATAACTTTGATGACATGAATCTGAAGGAGACTCTTCTTAGAGGAATTTATGCCTATGGATTTGAAAAACCTTCTGCCATTCAGCAGAGGGCAATTATGCCGTGTATTAAAG GTTTTGATGTCATTGCCCAAGCACAGTCAGGAACTGGTAAAACAGCCACATTTGCAATCTCGATCCTGCAACAGCTGGAGCTGGATATGAAAGAATCTCAGGCTTTGGTCCTGGCCCCTACCAGAGAACTGGCTCAGCAG ATCCAGAAGGTAATCCTGGCCCTGGGGGATTACATGGGTGCTACTTGCCATGCCTGCATTGGTGGCACTAATGTACGAAGTGAGATGCAGAAGCTGAACGCAGAAGCTCCCAACATTGTTGTAGGAACTCCAGGGCGAGTGTTCGACATGTTGAACAGGGGATATATAT CTTCTAGGTGGATCAAGATGTTTGTTCTAGATGAAGCtgatgaaatgttgagtcgtggATTCAAAGATCAAATCTACGAGATTTTTCAGAAACTGAGCACGAACATTCAG GTGGTTCTGTTGTCGGCTACCATGCCCAGTGATGTCTTAGAGGTCACCAAAAAATTTATGCGTGATCCAATCCGTATCCTTGTGAAAAAAGAGGAGCTCACACTTGAGGGTATCAAGCAGTTTTACATCAATGTGGAGAGAGAG GAATGGAAGTTGGACACTCTTTGTGACTTATATGAAACTCTAACCATAACACAAGCTGTGATTTTCCTTAACACGAGGAGGAAGGTTGATTGGCTAACTGAAAAAATGCATGCAAGGGACTTCACTGTTTCTGCATTG CACGGTGACATGGATCAGAAAGAACGTGATGTGATTATGAGGGAATTCCGTTCAGGATCTAGCCGTGTACTTATCACTACTGATTTACTG GCTCGTGGCATCGATGTGCAGCAGGTGTCTCTAGTTATTAACTATGACTTGCCTACAAATCGTGAGAACTATATTCACAG AATTGGTCGTGGTGGTCGCTTTGGAAGGAAAGGTGTTGCTATTAACTTTGTTACTGAAGAAGATAAAAGAATTCTTCGTGATATTGAGACATTCTACAATACAACTGTGGAAGAGATGCCGATGAATGTGGCTGACCTGATCTAA